The Mycobacteriales bacterium region CGCTGGCGGCGGAGAACCGCTGCTGGGACTCGAACCCCTGTAGCAGCGGGTCGAACGAGCCGCCCGCGCCGGTGCCGAGGTCGCCGGCCTGCGGGAACGGGATGATCTGAACGCCGGGCTTGAAGACCCGGGCGAAGTCGTCGTTTCGTGCGGTCGCCTCGGCGGTCACCGTGTAGTTGGCGCCGAAGCCGAGCGCAGCCGCGTCCTGCTGGCCGGCGGTGACGACCTGGTCGCCGAGGGTCAAGCTCGGGTTGAACGTGTTCTCGTCCGCGGAGTAGTAGGTGAACGGGTAGGCGTACACGGGGTAGTCGTAGCCGAGCTGGTCCTGACCCATCCCGATCGCGAACACCCCGTCGGCGCCGGTGATCGAGGAGTCCCAGGCCTGGTGGATGCTCGGGAAGAACTCACCGGGCTCGCTGAGCAGCAGCAGCCCGCCGATCCGAAGCCCGGTCACCCAGGTGCCGATCCCGGCTGTGCCGGCGTAGCCGTAGGGCGCCCAGGCGGACCGGTCGATCGGGTAGGCCAGCGAGTTGCCACCGGCCTTGCTCCACACCTGCCCGCCGTCGAGCGGGGCCACGTCGTCGAGCGCGAGCAGCTCGGGGTTGTAGCCGGGGGTGACGACGTACTGCTCGGCGGCCGCGACCGTGCCGTTGGTGATGGCGTGGGCGTGCCCGAGCGCAGTCATGACGAGTTGGCCCTCGACGGCGCCCATGTGGATCGCGTCGTCGAAGCCGATGGTCTGCTTGCAGGAGACCGTCTTGCCGTTCGAGGTCACCGCCACGTTCGGCAGGTCGCGACTCGGCGCGTTGTCCACCTGCATCGGGCCCGGGGAGTCGCCGAGCGTGCCGTCGGCGATCAGCGCGGTGCCGCCGAGCCGGCTCTCGATCCAGTTCGCCGTGTAGGACGGGAAGTCGGTGCTGAGCAGCGCGGCCGAGGTGCCGTTCGGGCACGCGATATCGCCCGGGCCGTAGACGATGTTCGGGTAGCCGGGCTGGATGACGTAGGTGCCGATCGTCGTACCCGTGGCGGCGTCGCGGGCCCACAGCGCGAGCAGCGCCCCGTCGACCGGCCAGCCCTCGTTGGCGTTTGCGTTCGCGATCCCGGTCGTGGTGAGGAACGAAGCGTCTACGCTGCCCCACGCGAGGGTGGCCGGCCGGGCGTTGGTCCAGGCCTGCTCGAGCGCCCGGGTCGTGGCCGCGGCGACCGACTCGAGGTAGGGCAGCGCGTGGCTCGGCGGCCCCCAGATCCCCATGATCGTCGGCGCGGCGTGCTCGTGCAGGGTCGAGACGATGATGTCCGCCTCGGTCGCGCCCGGGGCACCGTGACCGGCGAGGAACCGCGCGACCGCCTGCCGGACGTTGCTGATCCCGTACGGACCCTCCTGGTAGCCGGCGAACCAGCCCTGGCTGTCGACCCGGGCCAGCTCGACAACCGAATGGCCGTTGCCGATCGCCATCGCCCGCACGGTGAAGTGCTCGGTCCGGCCGGTCAGCGGGTCCACGTGGCGGGCCAGGGTGCCCCCGGCCGGTCCGCCGCCGTAGCCGCCCATGTACACCGGGTACGTGGGGTCGATGTTCACCGTGGCGACGCCCACCCGGAATCGCGCCGGCCCGGCGCTCGGCCGGGCGACGGTCGCCGGGGCGGCGACCGCGACCGTGGCGCCGGCGACGATGCCGAGGGCGGCGAGGACGACCGTCAGGCGGGTGGCGCGCATGCCGCTGTATTCGACGCCGCCGCGCTCCGCACCTGCCCGGGCCGGGGGAAAGCGGACATACGTCCCGAGGTCCGGTATGGTGGCCAGATTACTGCGCCGGGTGGCGCTGTTTTCCAGGAAGGGGCGAGCCATGCGCATCAGCCGCACGAGCGTCGTCGGGGTTGCTGCACTCGGTCTGACGCTGCTCGGCTACTCGGCCGCCGGTGCCGCGCTGGCCAAGGCGCCGCCGTGCCACACCCCCTGCGCCAAGGCGAACGGGAACCCCTACCCGCCCGGTCAGCACTGCGGTACGAGCACCTCGTCGAACTCGATTCCGCCGGGCGGGACGTTCCACGCCCAGTCGCAGACCTTCTGCCCGGGTGAGGACGTCTCCTGGGACGCCCACTCCGCCGGCACCCACCTGGCGACCACCGTCGCGAACGCGCAGGGCGTGGCGAGCGCCACGCTGACCCTGCCCAGCAACTTCTCGACCGGCGGCCACACGCTGACCGCCACCGGGTTGTCGTCCGGCCTGGTCGAATCCGCCGGCTTCACGGTGCCGGCGGCGGCGACCTCGGGATCGGGTGGCCTGCCGTTCACCGGCCTGGAGATCGGGTTGTCCGGCGCGGTCGTCGGGCTGATCGCGATCGCGGTCGGGTCGGCGATGGTCGCGGCCACCCGTCGGCGCCGCGCCACCACCGCCTGATTTAGCCGGGGCCGGGGCGCGACCGCGATAGCTGGCGCGCCCGTCACCGGCAGGGATCGCGCGGTGCCCTGTCGAAGTAGACGACATGCAGCTCAATGTCTCGAAGCTCCGTGTCTCGAAGCTCCGTGTCTCGAAGCTCCGTGCCACCCTGCTCGCCGCCGCGCTGATCGCGGCGCTGGCCACCCCGGCCGCGTTCGCGACTAGCCGGTCCGGCGGGCCGGCCCGGGCGTGGTTCCGGGTGGGAGCGGCGAAGGCCGACATCACCCCGCACAGCCTGACCGGGGTGTATCTCGGTGGCTACGGGATCGGGCCGGTGCACCCCGCCGGCGGCGTGCTCCGCCACATCTACGCCCGCGCGTTCGCGGTCGCCGACCCGGCCGGGCACCAGGTGGTCATCGTCGCGCTCGACGTGCAGGGCTACTTCTACGCCTACCAGAACGGCCCGTACGGCATAGCCGACATCGACAAGGACATGGCTGTCCGGCTGCACATCCCGGCGGCGAACATCCTCATCCAGTCCACGCACACCCACAACGGCCCGGACGCGCTCGGCATATGGGGTGGCGTCCCGGCCAGCTACCTCGCCTACATCAAGGCGCAGACCGAATCCGCGATCGAGCACGCGGTGGCCGCCGAGCGCCCGGCGCAGCTGCGCTGGGCGACCGCCGACATGACCGGCTTCGCCGGAACCTTCGGCTCCAACAGCGACAGCACCAAGACCGGGGACGAGGCGGACTACCCGGTCGACACCCAGCTGCGGGTGCTTCAGGCGGTGAGCCCGCAGGGCCAGGTCACCGCCACCCTGGTGAACTACAACGCGCACCCGACGGTCTACGGGCCGCTCGACCGGGTCTCCCCGGACTGGCCGGGCGCGACCGCGACCTTCCTCGAGCACGCCGAGATCGGGATCTCACCGAAGGTCCGATACGGCTACCCCGGCTCGGTCGCGGTGGTCACCATCGGCGACGTCGGGCACACCTGGCCGGCCGGCACGCCGCGAGGGACCGACCCGAAAGTCGACCCGAGCCCGAAGAGCAGCAACGGGCCGGCCGACATCTTCGGCAACGCGGTGGCCCGGATGGCCATGGGCGCGCTCGCCGGACACCCGACCTACCTCAGCGACCCGCGGGTGGGCGCCAGCGAATCGACCCTCGAGGTGACGAACACCAACGCCGCGCTGCTCGCCCTCGGTATGGCGAAGGTCCCCGGCTACCACATCCTGCGCGCCAACACTCCGCCCTACGGCGCGATCGATGCCTACTTCACCCCGGCCCAGGCGCTGCGGATCGGCGACCTGCCGATGTTCTCCTCGCCCGGCGAGCCGTACCCGTCGATCCACACGAACCTGGCGCACCAGGTGCGGG contains the following coding sequences:
- a CDS encoding neutral/alkaline non-lysosomal ceramidase N-terminal domain-containing protein, with product MQLNVSKLRVSKLRVSKLRATLLAAALIAALATPAAFATSRSGGPARAWFRVGAAKADITPHSLTGVYLGGYGIGPVHPAGGVLRHIYARAFAVADPAGHQVVIVALDVQGYFYAYQNGPYGIADIDKDMAVRLHIPAANILIQSTHTHNGPDALGIWGGVPASYLAYIKAQTESAIEHAVAAERPAQLRWATADMTGFAGTFGSNSDSTKTGDEADYPVDTQLRVLQAVSPQGQVTATLVNYNAHPTVYGPLDRVSPDWPGATATFLEHAEIGISPKVRYGYPGSVAVVTIGDVGHTWPAGTPRGTDPKVDPSPKSSNGPADIFGNAVARMAMGALAGHPTYLSDPRVGASESTLEVTNTNAALLALGMAKVPGYHILRANTPPYGAIDAYFTPAQALRIGDLPMFSSPGEPYPSIHTNLAHQVRAPVAFIFGLANDQLGYVESLSDYNGALQCSYSDEWFFTISPTFGDDLVRAQRSNAGRLGFTVTDPGPIANNSPGPVPPSTNCTQQGIGQL
- a CDS encoding PKD domain-containing protein; amino-acid sequence: MARPFLENSATRRSNLATIPDLGTYVRFPPARAGAERGGVEYSGMRATRLTVVLAALGIVAGATVAVAAPATVARPSAGPARFRVGVATVNIDPTYPVYMGGYGGGPAGGTLARHVDPLTGRTEHFTVRAMAIGNGHSVVELARVDSQGWFAGYQEGPYGISNVRQAVARFLAGHGAPGATEADIIVSTLHEHAAPTIMGIWGPPSHALPYLESVAAATTRALEQAWTNARPATLAWGSVDASFLTTTGIANANANEGWPVDGALLALWARDAATGTTIGTYVIQPGYPNIVYGPGDIACPNGTSAALLSTDFPSYTANWIESRLGGTALIADGTLGDSPGPMQVDNAPSRDLPNVAVTSNGKTVSCKQTIGFDDAIHMGAVEGQLVMTALGHAHAITNGTVAAAEQYVVTPGYNPELLALDDVAPLDGGQVWSKAGGNSLAYPIDRSAWAPYGYAGTAGIGTWVTGLRIGGLLLLSEPGEFFPSIHQAWDSSITGADGVFAIGMGQDQLGYDYPVYAYPFTYYSADENTFNPSLTLGDQVVTAGQQDAAALGFGANYTVTAEATARNDDFARVFKPGVQIIPFPQAGDLGTGAGGSFDPLLQGFESQQRFSAASACNPPVLPSVSPCPLGPSPTMGPYHWNFGDGTAAVTPANNLNYFPHRYARPGVYQVTVTATQSDGQVATARLPITVFPALRVSVVTAHGRETARVQGGSGSVLLIEWVLPDHDVVTGASVPAGLHPLYCVVTDSTGTQATARA